A window of Hordeum vulgare subsp. vulgare chromosome 5H, MorexV3_pseudomolecules_assembly, whole genome shotgun sequence genomic DNA:
accctcccatggtagcGTGGTCCTAATGGATACTAAGAGTAATACCCAGAAAAAtatattaacacatagtgaatacataaaCTCCTTAGTTAAGTTCATCCCTGTCGATATCCCAATGTGTCACCTTGGGGTTTAGGGTTCAGAACTACAAcatgtgcatacaacttgcagataagatcaagaacacaaatgtattcatgaaaacataacatattcagaaatcatgacactcggggcataatgccaagcattaagcatagcaaagtcataggaacatcaatctcataacgtagtggatactagggatcaaaccctaacaaattaCCACAATTACATATGAAATTTCATCCAACGCCCATCTACCTCGAGTATGCCTACAaaagaattactcacacatgtttTTGAACATCatagaattgttgatggagaaaggttggtgatgacgacgaagacgaatCCCTCTCTCTAGAGCCACGAAGAGACTCCAAATTAGGGCTCCCAATGAAGAACGAGAGGTGGCAACGGCTCTGTGTCGTAAAGCGCGATAAAACTTTATGTTTATTTTCTCTCAGAGGATGTGAATATATAGTGATGGAATTAGGTCCGACGAAGGTCTAATGGGCCACAAGCTCAGGTGGCATGACCAGGGGGTGGTCGTGCGACCAACCCTTGTGGCTTCCAAGTGGGGGCCCCTCTAGTAACTCTTTGctctagtatttttttatttattccaaaataattcttcatAAAATTTcgtccaattccaagaactttttatttctgcacaaaaaatgaTACCAAGgttctgttgaaaacaatgttagttcgagttagtttcactcaaatcatgcaaattaggggggcaaaacaagagcaaaagtgtttggaaaagtagatacgatggagatgtatcatggcATCTTGTACTTGCCCTCCAATCGTTAACCTCTGCCTCCTTGGCCAGGAACATCACACCACGTCATCGCCTTGAGTTCTTGGTTGTTGGACTTCTTCATCGACCACAGATCAAGCCATGAGCCGCAAGCTCCGCTCGTCCATGCCCATCTTGGAGATCTACTCTTCCATGCCCGGTTCGAGCCTCTCCTTCCTTTTTGTTTTCCTCGGATATGAAAGTCATCTAGCGGCATGATAACAAGAATCAATAGCGGCAAGTAGCGTTGTTGCTGGTTGGCTGTGCGGTAATTAGCGGCAACCGGTGAAAAGTGGAAGATGTTGTATGTATGCATTGTAATTCTTGTTCTTTTGGCAAAGAGGATTTCTTTGTGATTTACACAAACTCGATTATATATCGCAGTTTTCTTTGTTTGTGTTTTAGACTAGATGGTACTCCCTGTGTCCCATAATGTAAGACAGTTTTGACATACTACAATGTCAAAAACTGTCTTACATTATAGGACGAAGGGAGTATTTCTTTTCAATTTAGCACTCCAATCTAACTTGTTTGTTGTGGATGAGCTATCTAGCCCATCTGAGTTTGAGTCACGGAACGACCCATGGTGTTTAGAAAGGGCTAGTCCTATAAAAAAAATGAGGGGAAAAGGGCTAATCCCACTTTTTTTAGGTAAAAGGGCTAATCCCACATGATCTCGTGTTTTTTGTTGTTGAACCAAACACACCAACCATTGCTTTGTACATTCTCGAGGCCCAAGccaaccacttccttcatttttatatacaaggccactatcAAAATTACAATTTACATATATACAAGGCCACTAACATTAATCGATGCAATATTAATGGTGTTTGCCTCGTAGTACTAGCAAAGAAGGACATTAAttatcccttgcatgcatgcaggaATGAGATCATTGGCTTGATATACATGAAAGAGAAAAATACACATTAATTTACACGGTAAACAAGGAGACAAGTTGTCTTGCAACATTGACTTAGAAGGCATGTAATATGTGTTTACGaccttgtatataaaaatggagggagtagcatTTTTTAGACAGGCCCAACCCAACTACTCGCATTTTTTAGACAGGCCCAACCCAATTAGCAAATTGCTCAAACCCCAACATTCCTCTCCCCTGGGCGCTGGCGCTAGTGCATTCTCGAAGTACCGAAGTCAATCGGCGGCGGTGCGGCGCCTGCACGTCGACGGCTGCCTTCTCAAGCGCGGAGCCTGCACATCGGCGGCTGACCTGCCCTCTTACGCCCCACCTTCCTAGCTTCTTTTGCCCCGCGACGCCGGAGAACGCCGGCGGCTGCCTCTCTTGCTCCCGCACGCCGCACGCCGCACGCCGCACCAGCCTAAGCTCTGCCGGCTGACTGAGGTGAGCTGGACAGGGATTAATTGCTTCTTCGGGCTTTTGCGGACACCCATCCGGAGGCCTGCAATTGAAAGAGAAGCCTTTGCTTCCCCTTCCCTCCTCGGCATCACTCGCAAACCTAGCTACTTGCCGCCGCCGAGGACGAGATGGCGCCACTCGCACCCAAGCGCCGCAAGGCGGTACCTTCCCCTCCCCTTTCGCAGGCTTCTTCCGACTCCGGCAGCGACTCCGATCTCAACCTCCACGACAACTCCGACCCAGAGGACGGCTTCTTCTCCTCAAGGAGCGCTGCCAATGACGACGACCAAGATTTCTCCGCCGTAactctccacctcctctcattttcCTTTCGCTCACATGCTTAGATTGCTTAGTTATTTTGTGTCTGTCTCTCTTTGGTTAGAGCGACGAGGGGGGCGACCACGAGGAGGAGAGCGaccatgaggatgatgatgatggtgagatGGGGGAGCTCGAGCAGGAGTATCGCGCCCTCCAGGCCAATCAACAGTAATGTTTCCCTTCCACCCGTCCTCTACATGCCTCACTTTCACACGGTTTACTTTACAATCTACTTCATGATCTCACTTATATTTATTCTCTTCTAGTTCTACATAAGCATATGTTTTTCTTTCACGCGCAGAAGCATTATTCAGACCTTGAAACAGCACAGGGATGGCGATGTCTCAAGAGGCCAGGCAGTCAAAAACCAAAAGGTATTATTTGATCTGCTTGGCTAACATGACATCTAGTCATGATCATGTGCGATTGCGCAGCAATCCTTCACATTCATTGTATTTAAGCTTTCAAGCTATTAACCTTTACATCCAATTTCTGTTTACTGAAGGCGCTATGGGATAAGACCCTGGAAATGAGATTCTTGCTGCAAAAGGCATTTACAACTTCAAACAAGCTTCCCAAGGCCTGTTTCTCTACTATGGCTGCAACATTCATCTTTGTTTATTCGTCGTAAAATGCACGATTGTAGGCCGCATTCTAATGTATATACTGTATTCTGTTCTTGCAGGATCCCACCAAGTCAAGGTTCTGTGGTCATGAACAGGAGATAGAGCAAGCATATGTTGATCTGTTGGACTCATCGAAACAGACACTTGGCTCCATGCTTGAGCTGCAGGAGGTTCGGTCACCTGctcatgttttttttttttttttgcttcgaTGCTATAGTATAGtctatacatttgttagtccaggtTTTCTTACTGCCCACAATATGCTCCCCAAAACTAACTGTAGGCTTTACTAGAGCGGAACCAGGTCGCAAAGGGTGTGAAAGGTACTACTGTTATCCAGTCTCTCTCATTCTGAAAGATGCCTCGAAACGTTCGATAATCCTGACTTATTAACAGATACTGTGCCTAACTCAACTGGAGAGAATGACGATTGGTTGCAAATGCAGAAAATGCAGACAAGGTAACCTTTTGCATTAACAGAGACTGTGATGAAGTACTGTGGGATATGCTCTTCAATGTGTTACAGTGTCTTGCATAGCAGCAGATCCTTTGTTAATCAGCACATGTCCAGTTCTGCACTTGTATACCAGTAGAATGTGTTTTGTGCTTTTATACTGTATCATACCAGTAGAATGTGTTTTGTGCTTAATAGTTAATACTGATCATCTAAATTCTTCCCTACTTCTGTATCATTTATAGTTTCTTAAATGCATTTCAGTTAGCGAATTGTTTATTTGGCGCCGTTAATTATTTATTGGGACAATTACATTTGAGCCCCTAGCTGTGTCGCTCCCGTTTGATTTGCCCCTAGATTCAAAAAACCCTTGTTTTGTTTAGGCTCGTTTGCTCCACTTGTGCTTTTTGCCCTTTGACCTTTTGACCGTcactttgaaaacttcataaataattcatactaactcacaaaaattcaaataagatatcattttttttggaaaaacatcacCTACATCTGGATGTCATTTACATTCATGACAAACATGTTGGAAAGTCCACATCTCAATTTGAGCTCATATGATGTCAGCACGAAtagtaaaatccaaaaaaattgaaaacaaattaaaaaactTATGAATATTTTTAGTGGCAAACATTGACAAATGTTTGGAGTGATTGCAAAGTTTCATCGGGGAATGAAATTTgtggaagtcgtggcaaaaaaacaaaatcagcACTCCAAAATGCTTTTGTTTAGGAGCATCAATTTTGTTTTTTCGCCATGACTTCCATCAATGTCATTCCAAGATAAAACTTTGCAATCACTCAACATATTTTTCAATGTTTTCCactaaaaaatttcagaattttttgaatttgttttcaaattttttggaTTTTACTATTCTTAGTGACATCATATGAGCTTAAATTGAGATGGGAACTTTCCAGCACATTTTTCTTGAATTTAAATGACATGCAGATATCGGTGATGTTTTTCCAAACATTTCGATatcttatttgaatttttctGAGTTTGTAGGAATTCGTTATGAAGTTCTCAAAGTGACGCCAAACGGTCAAAGGGCAAAAACATAAGAGGAGCAAACGAGCTTGGACGAAAACGAGGGTTTTTTGAATTTAGGGGCAAATCAAACGGGTGTGACACAACTAGGGGCTCAAATGTAATTGTCCcttatttatttttgtgtgtgtgttggggggggggggtgttcatCTTTACAGACTTATGTTTTCTGGATTGCTAATTTGCTACTTATTCCTGATTAATGTTGGTGAATTTGCCAACTTGTATTGAGACATATCCACCAAGAAAAGAAATTAGTTCCACCATATTGACGAATCCTTAAGATAGTGTGCACGAGATAAATGATTATAAGGATATTTTCTCTTAAAGAAAAGGCGGTAACCGGAAGACCAAACTTTAGAACTTGACAAattacacttgtatatatattttGCTTGGGCTGTTTTTCTCTTCTTGCTTTCTGCACATATACAAGATAAAACAGTGTTTGATGTCATGGTTTTTGTACAGAATAACCCTGTTCAGAAATACCGAGATAGATAAATGGCAGAGGAAAACACAGGTCACAACTGGCGCTGCTGCACTGAAAGGAAAGTTGCACGCATTTAACCAGGTTAGCTGAATGCCTATTTAACTACTTCTAGTACTTTGTTATTGTGGAACATGCCTAGATATCTAAAGCTCTGCTTTCCCCTGTCGTACTTGTATGAGAACAGAACATAAGTGACCAAGTTGCTGGTTATATGAGGGATCCAAGCAGGATGATTAACAGGATGTACCTGCGGAAATCTGATGTTGGTGTATTTGGGGAGGTATTTTAGATTCATCTGTTATAAAGGAGCACCAGTCTAGTTTCTACTTCTAATTATAATGATTGATTTGTGTCTTCTCATTCATTTTACAGAGTGCAGTACAGCCTGCTACTGCTGTGGAGGTTTGAGCAACTCTTCATTCTTTACTTGAAATTATTGCAAGCTTGCCTGTGCTGCATTTGTTCTGTTCAGATTTTGTGTTATGTGTTCTAGTGTAGTTCAATTCTTCCATCTCGGCGAAATTCATGCAGCCTCAGTTATCTATCTGGTTGACTAAATTAGGATGTGTGTGTAGTACACTTTCTGATCTCATATGTTCAACCCTTGTTGCAACTCAGGGGAAGGATGTGGAAGGTGATCCTGAACTCATCGATGATTCTGAATTTTATCATCAACTTCTCAAGGAGTTCCTCGAGTCATGTGATACGGGGGCATCCGGTTAGTTCATATCCAACTTTTGTTCACCTGCacatctttttgttgttgttgccctGAATGCACTGATGAACCATGATGCTGCAATGTTCGCAGAATCCGCATTTTACGCTCTGAGGAAGAAGCAGCACAAGAAGAGAAAACTTGTTGACCGCCGTGCTTCAAAGAGTAGAAAGATTAGGTAGGCTTACTTTGGGTTTAGTTGACTTTCTTCCATGAAATTGCTATAAACTTGTTCATGTTATTTTCAGGTACAGTGTCCATGAAAAGATTGCTAATTTCATGGCCCCGGTACCTATGACAATTCCTCCGATGGCTTCAAAATTGTTTGAGAATTTATTTG
This region includes:
- the LOC123395267 gene encoding protein BFR2-like, which encodes MAPLAPKRRKAVPSPPLSQASSDSGSDSDLNLHDNSDPEDGFFSSRSAANDDDQDFSASDEGGDHEEESDHEDDDDGEMGELEQEYRALQANQQSIIQTLKQHRDGDVSRGQAVKNQKALWDKTLEMRFLLQKAFTTSNKLPKDPTKSRFCGHEQEIEQAYVDLLDSSKQTLGSMLELQEALLERNQVAKGVKDTVPNSTGENDDWLQMQKMQTRITLFRNTEIDKWQRKTQVTTGAAALKGKLHAFNQNISDQVAGYMRDPSRMINRMYLRKSDVGVFGESAVQPATAVEGKDVEGDPELIDDSEFYHQLLKEFLESCDTGASESAFYALRKKQHKKRKLVDRRASKSRKIRYSVHEKIANFMAPVPMTIPPMASKLFENLFGMGNQKTTAV